The Spirosoma foliorum genome has a window encoding:
- a CDS encoding carboxymuconolactone decarboxylase family protein: protein MEQRLNVHEKGQAALKTLFGIGGYLRKSSVEPALQHLIYFRVSQINSCAYCLDMHYKDARANGETEQRLYGLSAWRESPYYTDRERAAFAWAEAVTACHVPDDVYSLAKSQFSDEELIDLTLAVTTINTWNRMNHAFENTPGSYQVGQF from the coding sequence ATGGAACAACGACTGAACGTCCACGAAAAAGGGCAGGCTGCCCTGAAAACACTTTTTGGAATCGGAGGCTATCTGAGGAAATCTTCGGTTGAACCGGCCCTTCAGCATTTGATTTATTTTCGGGTATCGCAGATCAATAGTTGCGCGTATTGCCTGGATATGCATTACAAAGACGCCCGCGCTAACGGCGAAACCGAGCAGCGATTATATGGCCTGAGTGCCTGGCGGGAATCTCCCTATTATACCGACCGGGAACGGGCCGCTTTCGCCTGGGCCGAAGCAGTCACGGCCTGTCATGTGCCGGATGACGTGTATAGTCTGGCAAAAAGCCAATTTTCCGACGAAGAATTAATTGACCTGACGCTGGCCGTTACGACCATTAATACCTGGAATCGAATGAATCATGCGTTTGAAAACACGCCTGGAAGCTATCAGGTCGGCCAATTTTGA
- a CDS encoding succinate dehydrogenase cytochrome b subunit codes for MAASTLLNSSIGRKVTMALSGVFLISFLALHVSLNMTSVIDRDTFNSVSHFMGYNPVVQYLLQPILAFGVFFHFIAGIALELKNRRARPIGYVVNNGSANSTWASRNMIVSGLVILAYFGLHWYDFWFRELDYKFLEQQAPNATRYYDELVHKFKSPIRTGLYCVAFVLLGVHLWHGVVSSLQSIGFNNQYARALSKLGRGFAIVVPAGFIVIALYHHFGHLNF; via the coding sequence ATGGCAGCATCAACACTCCTAAACTCATCCATTGGTCGAAAAGTGACTATGGCACTCTCGGGTGTTTTCCTGATCTCGTTTTTGGCGCTACATGTCTCGCTGAATATGACATCGGTAATCGACAGGGATACGTTCAATAGCGTCTCTCATTTCATGGGGTATAATCCTGTTGTTCAGTACCTGTTGCAACCCATCCTCGCCTTTGGCGTGTTTTTTCACTTCATCGCCGGAATAGCCCTCGAGTTGAAAAATAGGCGTGCCAGACCAATCGGTTATGTCGTCAATAACGGTTCCGCCAATTCAACCTGGGCCTCCCGGAATATGATTGTTTCGGGGTTGGTGATTCTGGCATATTTCGGCCTGCACTGGTACGACTTCTGGTTCAGGGAACTCGATTACAAGTTTCTGGAACAGCAGGCACCCAATGCCACGAGGTACTATGATGAACTCGTCCATAAGTTTAAAAGTCCGATACGTACAGGCTTGTATTGTGTGGCCTTCGTGCTATTAGGGGTTCATTTATGGCACGGCGTTGTTTCATCCCTGCAATCGATTGGGTTTAACAATCAGTATGCACGAGCCTTAAGCAAACTAGGCAGGGGATTTGCCATTGTTGTACCTGCCGGTTTTATCGTTATCGCTTTGTATCATCATTTCGGTCATTTAAATTTCTAA
- a CDS encoding YciI family protein, which translates to MNEFLLVIHRDLISKDASPSPEQMQASIKPFQDWIGGIAAQNKLVSQPKRWDGGGRVIKQNNTVINGPYAEIKESVGGLFLIRAADYDEAVEIAKGCPVLEWGAVVEVRMAL; encoded by the coding sequence ATGAACGAATTCTTGTTAGTGATCCATCGGGACCTGATCAGCAAAGATGCCAGCCCGTCGCCCGAACAAATGCAGGCTTCCATCAAGCCTTTCCAGGATTGGATTGGCGGTATTGCTGCCCAAAACAAACTAGTCAGTCAACCTAAACGCTGGGACGGCGGTGGTCGGGTTATCAAACAAAATAATACAGTTATCAACGGGCCATATGCCGAAATTAAGGAATCAGTAGGCGGTTTGTTCCTGATTCGGGCCGCCGACTACGATGAAGCCGTCGAAATAGCCAAGGGCTGCCCCGTTCTGGAATGGGGAGCCGTTGTGGAAGTGCGTATGGCTTTATGA
- a CDS encoding RNA polymerase sigma factor: MENSDLLPHLFRTEYRKLVSVLCYLFGIEHIEIAEDIVSDTFLSATELWSFNKVPENPTGWLYTVAKNKTKNYLKRNALFDQKLSTDLTYNAHKGEELDLDLSTKNIADSQLAMIFTVCNPCISGESQIALALNLLCGFGIQEIADAFLTSKDVIYKRINRAKSALKEAQIKIEQPTVTEISNRLDTVLTTLYLLFSEGYFSTAQNILLRKDLCAEAMRLTYLLIENEATNKPSVNALFALMSFHASRFDTRTDDQGDIILYQDQDETRWNQELIEQGTYYLNQASTGTRLTKFHLEAGIAYWHTHKEDTPEKWESILQLYNQLLMLDYSPLAALNRTFALAKANGKQEAIREAEKLKLTDNHYYYALLGYLYTDIDSTKAVRHFETALTLTDSITVKTALLKNIDRLMNPVAL; this comes from the coding sequence ATGGAAAACAGTGACCTGTTGCCACATTTATTCAGAACAGAGTACCGAAAGCTGGTTTCGGTACTCTGTTATTTGTTTGGGATTGAGCATATTGAAATTGCAGAAGATATTGTCAGCGATACGTTTCTGTCGGCAACTGAACTATGGAGTTTCAATAAAGTGCCCGAAAATCCAACCGGCTGGCTGTATACGGTTGCGAAAAACAAGACCAAAAATTACTTAAAACGGAATGCCCTTTTTGATCAGAAACTTTCGACCGATCTAACATACAATGCGCACAAAGGCGAAGAACTGGATCTGGATTTATCGACAAAGAACATCGCTGACAGTCAGTTAGCCATGATTTTTACTGTCTGTAACCCATGCATTTCGGGCGAATCGCAAATTGCCTTAGCCTTAAATTTGCTTTGTGGCTTTGGTATTCAGGAAATAGCAGATGCCTTTTTGACCAGTAAAGACGTCATTTATAAACGAATAAATCGGGCGAAATCAGCGCTAAAAGAAGCTCAGATAAAAATTGAGCAACCTACAGTAACGGAAATCAGCAATCGGCTGGATACTGTTCTGACAACCCTATACTTACTGTTTTCTGAGGGCTATTTTTCGACGGCTCAAAACATACTTCTTCGTAAAGATCTGTGTGCCGAAGCCATGCGCCTGACCTATTTGTTGATCGAGAATGAAGCGACCAACAAGCCCTCTGTTAATGCCCTGTTTGCGCTGATGAGTTTTCATGCGTCTCGATTTGATACCCGGACGGACGACCAGGGCGACATTATTCTGTATCAGGATCAGGATGAAACACGCTGGAATCAGGAGTTGATTGAACAGGGTACCTATTATTTAAACCAGGCGTCAACCGGTACTAGACTGACCAAATTTCATTTGGAAGCGGGCATCGCCTATTGGCATACGCATAAAGAAGATACCCCCGAAAAATGGGAGAGTATTTTGCAGCTTTATAACCAATTGCTTATGCTGGACTATTCACCGTTAGCGGCATTAAACCGAACGTTTGCATTGGCCAAAGCAAACGGAAAGCAGGAAGCCATTCGCGAAGCCGAAAAGCTAAAACTCACCGATAACCACTATTACTACGCCTTGCTAGGCTATCTATACACTGATATTGACAGTACAAAGGCAGTACGTCATTTTGAAACAGCCTTAACTTTGACTGATTCAATCACTGTTAAAACGGCTCTACTTAAAAATATTGATCGATTGATGAACCCAGTAGCCTTATAG
- a CDS encoding DNA-3-methyladenine glycosylase I codes for MSYCRAIDFMPEERKALHKAYHDHLYGFPIHDDNELFCRLVLEINQAGLSWETILKKEVTFRKAYDNFDLPTVAAYTDADRERLLADPGIIRNRLKVNAAIDNAKTILRLQEEYGSFEKWLESNHPKTKAEWVKLFKKTFRFTGGEIVNEFLMSIGYLPGAHTEDCAIYGKVVEAKPVWAQ; via the coding sequence ATGTCTTACTGCCGTGCCATCGACTTTATGCCCGAAGAGCGTAAAGCTTTACACAAAGCCTACCACGATCACCTCTATGGTTTCCCCATCCATGATGACAATGAATTGTTCTGTCGTCTGGTATTGGAAATCAACCAGGCTGGTTTGAGTTGGGAAACCATTCTGAAAAAGGAAGTCACCTTCCGGAAAGCCTATGATAATTTTGACCTGCCAACTGTAGCCGCCTACACCGATGCTGACCGGGAACGTCTGCTGGCTGATCCGGGTATCATACGTAATCGACTGAAAGTGAATGCTGCCATTGACAATGCCAAAACCATCCTGCGGCTGCAAGAAGAGTACGGATCGTTTGAAAAATGGCTGGAATCGAATCACCCAAAAACCAAGGCCGAGTGGGTGAAGCTGTTTAAAAAGACGTTCCGGTTTACAGGCGGTGAAATTGTGAACGAGTTCTTAATGAGCATTGGCTACCTGCCCGGTGCCCATACCGAAGACTGTGCGATTTATGGCAAGGTAGTGGAGGCTAAACCAGTATGGGCCCAATAG
- a CDS encoding glycosyltransferase family 39 protein translates to MSSATIFVVLTQFLIGFGPITRLRAVKSGYSLLGLAMLTGLGLSSILPLLLQFLHLPIATTPLFIGLGLLAAFSLVLLRGQWLYLCEAFSSEQLKIQLYELPFLGFWGYLLFISAWKCAWFSNLPFDTIVGPDLVATYAVREHTLVSSVFTQHLSSVSTFSNQPFYAPFTAMQQIIYLLAADGVGPFAFGKSWLTILVVSFGLFFYAELRERIHPILAGILLTILACSPELFAYTFLVQTDWANAAFFATGVILLQRYCESGQRGPFIGSALFLAFACWTRTETIFFVPIGALLVLIQSPGIPRNKAILRAIALSIACLLPVIFWNYIFLRGYLPLPANAKPGLLHGITDDYLAQLMRTYANMGKEVVFHNVYWGYAVWFFLLVSVVNILVFRDKQGLFTLIWIVSIYLLFGLIIQHVDGANVPFTFRRGFFKLLFLMYFYLGTTSLFHWLSDRIKVFSTGFTELTGS, encoded by the coding sequence ATGAGTTCAGCTACCATATTTGTTGTGCTAACCCAATTCCTAATTGGTTTCGGGCCAATAACCCGACTTAGAGCCGTAAAAAGTGGGTATAGTCTGCTGGGGCTGGCGATGCTAACAGGGCTTGGACTTAGTTCGATACTCCCTCTTCTGTTGCAATTTTTACACCTACCCATAGCCACCACGCCCCTATTTATTGGTCTGGGTTTGCTGGCTGCGTTCTCGCTCGTACTGCTACGAGGGCAATGGCTATATCTGTGCGAAGCCTTTAGCTCAGAGCAACTTAAGATACAGCTCTACGAATTGCCTTTTCTGGGATTCTGGGGTTACCTGTTGTTCATAAGCGCCTGGAAATGTGCGTGGTTCTCAAATCTACCCTTCGATACCATTGTCGGGCCCGATCTGGTTGCCACCTACGCCGTTCGTGAACATACCTTGGTATCATCTGTCTTTACGCAACACCTCTCCTCGGTGTCGACCTTTAGCAACCAGCCATTTTATGCGCCGTTTACGGCGATGCAACAGATAATCTATTTACTGGCTGCCGACGGTGTGGGACCTTTTGCATTCGGGAAAAGCTGGCTTACGATATTGGTCGTTTCCTTTGGTCTGTTTTTCTACGCCGAGCTACGCGAGCGTATTCATCCAATTCTGGCAGGTATACTTCTCACAATTCTGGCCTGCTCCCCAGAGTTATTTGCCTACACATTTCTGGTTCAAACCGATTGGGCGAATGCAGCCTTCTTTGCGACGGGGGTTATTTTACTACAACGCTATTGTGAATCAGGGCAGCGAGGTCCATTTATAGGGAGTGCACTATTTCTGGCCTTTGCCTGCTGGACACGCACCGAAACGATTTTCTTCGTGCCAATTGGGGCGTTATTAGTACTAATCCAATCCCCCGGCATTCCCAGAAACAAAGCTATTCTTCGGGCAATTGCTTTATCAATTGCCTGTTTGCTGCCAGTCATTTTCTGGAATTATATCTTTTTACGCGGGTATCTTCCCCTACCCGCCAATGCAAAGCCGGGTTTACTTCATGGCATCACCGACGACTATCTAGCTCAACTTATGCGAACATACGCCAACATGGGTAAGGAGGTGGTCTTCCACAATGTATATTGGGGCTACGCAGTATGGTTTTTTCTACTAGTAAGCGTGGTTAATATCCTGGTTTTCAGAGATAAGCAGGGTCTTTTCACGCTTATCTGGATTGTAAGCATTTACCTACTCTTTGGCCTGATTATTCAGCATGTCGATGGCGCGAATGTCCCCTTTACGTTCCGGCGTGGTTTCTTCAAGCTCCTTTTTCTAATGTATTTCTATCTCGGCACGACCAGCCTATTTCACTGGTTGTCAGACCGGATTAAGGTTTTTTCGACAGGATTTACAGAATTAACAGGATCATAA
- a CDS encoding molybdopterin-dependent oxidoreductase, with protein sequence MNQPKSRNQSANRLFIAITLSFFFSTLVSRAQTVLTISGEVTKPLTLQAADLKAMPHAEVTGNDRDGKEHKYSGIPLSELLKQAGATLGSALRGENLTKYVAIKAIDGYEVIFALAEIDPEFATRTIILADAVDGAPLPQGVRPYRVVVPGEKKPARWIREVKSIEVRFAK encoded by the coding sequence ATGAACCAACCGAAATCCCGAAATCAGTCTGCCAATCGCTTATTCATTGCCATAACACTTTCCTTTTTCTTTTCGACATTGGTTAGTCGGGCCCAGACCGTGTTGACTATCTCCGGTGAAGTAACAAAACCTTTGACTCTCCAGGCGGCTGATTTGAAAGCGATGCCGCATGCCGAAGTAACGGGGAATGACCGGGATGGCAAAGAACATAAGTACTCGGGCATACCTCTTTCCGAATTGCTCAAGCAAGCGGGCGCTACGCTGGGGAGCGCACTTCGGGGTGAAAACCTGACGAAATATGTGGCTATAAAAGCCATCGACGGCTATGAAGTCATCTTCGCGCTCGCTGAAATCGATCCTGAATTTGCAACCCGGACCATTATCTTAGCCGATGCCGTTGATGGAGCGCCACTGCCTCAGGGTGTTAGACCTTACCGAGTAGTGGTTCCCGGTGAGAAAAAGCCAGCTCGTTGGATTCGGGAGGTGAAATCGATCGAAGTGCGGTTTGCGAAATAA
- a CDS encoding cytochrome-c peroxidase, protein MRKGYIGLGLAFVAVWVSAWTAADGPVPTGPYMLHYPASFGGRFTIPADNPTTQEGVYLGRLLFYEPRLSSTKTIIYSSLDVHVRVSNCS, encoded by the coding sequence ATGCGAAAGGGGTATATCGGTCTTGGTTTGGCATTTGTTGCTGTTTGGGTTTCGGCCTGGACGGCTGCCGATGGACCTGTGCCAACTGGGCCATATATGCTGCATTACCCTGCGTCGTTTGGTGGGCGGTTTACTATCCCTGCTGATAATCCAACAACACAGGAAGGGGTTTATCTGGGGCGACTATTGTTCTATGAACCCCGGTTGTCTTCTACCAAAACCATTATTTATAGTAGCCTGGACGTCCACGTCCGGGTGAGTAATTGTTCTTAG
- the modA gene encoding molybdate ABC transporter substrate-binding protein produces the protein MKRLTLLLLLLPITLFVQAQPLRVAVAANAQFVMVQLKTAFQKKTGIEVESIVNSSGKLTTQIQQGAPYDIFLSADMEYPQTLHKAGLTVAAPVIYAYGSLVLWTLTDLPLSTNLKILSDPAVRHVAIANPATAPYGEAAVSLLKHKALLDQVQPKVVYGESIAQVNQYILSGAAEVGFTAKSVVLDPSLTKRGHWIDLPTTGYSPIAQGVVVLKRTTIPKEAEQFMAFLRSPQARRILQQFGYH, from the coding sequence ATGAAAAGACTAACCCTTCTCCTTCTTCTGCTTCCCATAACTCTGTTCGTTCAGGCACAACCGCTGCGGGTGGCGGTGGCGGCTAATGCACAGTTTGTGATGGTGCAATTGAAAACGGCGTTCCAGAAAAAGACGGGCATTGAGGTAGAATCGATCGTCAATTCGTCAGGCAAATTGACAACCCAAATTCAACAGGGTGCTCCTTACGATATCTTTTTGTCGGCGGATATGGAGTATCCGCAAACACTCCACAAAGCCGGACTCACGGTGGCAGCGCCGGTAATCTACGCCTATGGATCGCTGGTGTTGTGGACGCTGACGGATTTACCGCTATCGACCAATTTGAAAATACTCTCCGATCCGGCGGTTCGGCATGTTGCCATCGCCAATCCAGCCACGGCTCCCTATGGCGAAGCGGCTGTTTCGTTGCTGAAACATAAAGCGTTACTGGATCAGGTGCAACCTAAAGTTGTATACGGTGAAAGCATTGCGCAAGTGAATCAATACATTCTGTCGGGAGCGGCAGAGGTAGGCTTCACGGCCAAATCGGTAGTGCTCGACCCTAGTTTGACGAAGCGCGGTCACTGGATTGATTTGCCGACAACGGGTTATTCGCCCATTGCGCAGGGCGTAGTCGTGTTGAAACGGACTACAATCCCTAAAGAGGCTGAGCAGTTCATGGCGTTTTTGCGTAGCCCACAGGCCCGGCGTATTTTGCAACAGTTTGGGTATCATTGA
- the modB gene encoding molybdate ABC transporter permease subunit → MPIDWEPIWLTLRLAGITTFILLLIGVPLAGWLALSKFRLKPVIEAIISLPLVLPPSVVGFYLLLAFSPTSAFGAWLLKTVNLQLVFSFQGLVVASLLYSLPFMVHPIQAGLENLPVSWREASYTLGQSRRRTLWRVLLPNCKPALLTGIVLTFAHTIGEFGLVLMIGGNLPGQTRVASIAIYDEVELLHFETAHAYAALLLGLSFAILLLVYAINKRVTV, encoded by the coding sequence ATGCCCATCGATTGGGAGCCCATCTGGCTAACGTTGCGCTTAGCGGGTATCACGACCTTCATTCTACTCCTGATTGGCGTTCCGCTGGCGGGGTGGCTGGCACTTAGTAAATTTCGACTAAAACCAGTCATTGAGGCTATCATCAGCCTTCCGCTGGTGTTGCCTCCTTCGGTAGTTGGTTTCTATTTGCTGCTCGCGTTCAGCCCAACGAGTGCGTTCGGGGCCTGGCTATTGAAAACGGTCAATCTACAACTCGTCTTTTCGTTTCAGGGCTTAGTGGTGGCTTCACTGTTGTATAGCTTGCCGTTTATGGTGCACCCGATTCAGGCCGGATTGGAAAATTTGCCGGTTTCCTGGCGAGAAGCGTCTTACACACTAGGTCAATCGCGTAGGCGAACCTTGTGGCGGGTACTTTTACCCAATTGTAAACCTGCCTTGCTCACCGGAATTGTCCTCACATTCGCCCATACCATTGGTGAATTTGGTCTGGTGCTAATGATTGGCGGCAACCTGCCCGGTCAGACAAGAGTCGCGTCAATTGCTATCTATGATGAAGTCGAATTGCTTCATTTCGAAACAGCTCATGCCTATGCAGCGCTCTTGCTGGGTCTCTCGTTTGCTATTTTGTTGCTGGTCTATGCGATCAATAAACGCGTAACGGTATGA
- a CDS encoding ATP-binding cassette domain-containing protein — MIHIDVVMPRLFVEGASDLHVQLEIASGTLTAIVGPSGSGKTTLLRLLAGLENPKQGRIVFGDEVWLDKKQGINWKPQQRSIGYVFQDTALFPNMTVRENMQYAAPAGQQTLLYELIEATGLNALVNQKPERLSGGQRQRVALARALVRRPQLLLLDEPFAALDAEASQTLRQVLLTLHQTWGTTTLLVSHHEVDVRTLADRVVRLVQGRIQLDEFMANRIADKSELEEILHIVYDDVRQQWVVETATTQIQSSNPNWANRRVGDLIRIGGE; from the coding sequence ATGATCCACATCGACGTTGTAATGCCGCGCTTGTTTGTTGAAGGAGCCAGTGACCTTCACGTACAACTTGAGATAGCATCGGGTACTTTAACGGCAATCGTTGGGCCTTCTGGTTCGGGGAAGACGACTTTGCTTCGATTGCTGGCTGGTCTGGAGAATCCGAAACAGGGTCGAATTGTGTTTGGGGATGAGGTCTGGTTAGACAAAAAGCAGGGAATAAATTGGAAACCTCAACAACGATCGATTGGCTATGTGTTTCAGGACACAGCCCTCTTCCCAAATATGACCGTTCGGGAAAATATGCAATACGCTGCCCCAGCAGGCCAGCAAACGCTACTGTATGAATTGATTGAGGCTACGGGTCTAAACGCATTGGTCAACCAGAAACCTGAGCGTTTGTCGGGAGGGCAACGTCAGCGAGTGGCGTTGGCCCGTGCGTTGGTGCGTCGGCCGCAGCTCTTGCTGCTGGATGAACCGTTTGCCGCGTTGGATGCTGAGGCCAGCCAAACGCTTCGGCAAGTATTATTGACGCTTCATCAGACGTGGGGAACAACGACGTTACTGGTGAGCCATCACGAGGTAGATGTGCGGACACTCGCCGACCGGGTCGTTCGTCTGGTACAAGGTCGTATTCAACTAGATGAGTTTATGGCCAACCGAATTGCTGACAAAAGTGAACTGGAAGAAATTCTTCATATTGTCTATGATGACGTCCGACAACAATGGGTGGTTGAAACCGCGACGACACAAATTCAATCGTCTAATCCGAACTGGGCAAATCGACGCGTGGGCGATTTAATTCGGATCGGGGGAGAATAG
- a CDS encoding YceI family protein translates to MYSRSRLCLLLCLFIGATFSRTKIDESEIRFQITNAGLTVNGSFTGLETTIQFNPEHPEQAQISASVPVNTIKTGLALRDKHLQKPDYFDAEKNPLITLQSKSIQKISPNTYEGIFELTMKGIHREVKMPFSVSAKNEFVGSLKVNRLDFNIGKSSLVLADDVTVSIRVKMGEGS, encoded by the coding sequence ATGTACTCACGTTCACGGCTTTGTTTGCTGCTTTGCCTGTTTATCGGCGCTACTTTTTCGCGCACCAAAATTGACGAATCGGAAATCCGTTTTCAGATCACCAATGCGGGATTAACTGTAAATGGCTCGTTTACAGGCCTGGAGACAACCATTCAGTTTAATCCTGAACACCCTGAGCAGGCTCAAATTTCAGCATCGGTTCCGGTCAATACCATCAAAACGGGGTTGGCTCTACGAGATAAGCATTTACAGAAACCGGATTATTTCGACGCCGAAAAGAATCCATTGATTACGTTACAGTCGAAGAGCATCCAAAAAATCAGTCCTAACACGTACGAAGGCATTTTTGAACTGACCATGAAAGGCATTCATCGAGAGGTAAAGATGCCATTTTCCGTATCTGCCAAAAACGAATTTGTCGGTAGCCTGAAAGTCAATCGACTGGATTTTAATATCGGCAAATCCAGTCTAGTTTTAGCTGATGATGTAACGGTCAGCATTCGGGTTAAAATGGGCGAGGGATCATAA
- a CDS encoding c-type cytochrome — MKQVLSILLLSCLFLGILSYTTQEKGDKANLSTPFTPDIPRTWDSTAMATVELPLATSKASPKHVSSDYYYKLPERVIYKSYPVYAPGREPKGYWEWLKKQEPQVVFDPAKLKTEADWIKAGEVLFDTPIDTDGAILSNEDVRDPAFYAYTKMPVTKEGIMPYARYVIAEKGKVLTGNLACSMCHTRVESNGTVLKGAQGNFPGDLATAWLIRNPNFPEAGAQFLTGVLFDAPFVKDDPNSQLSHSSKAAIVKAFEAVPPGAFGRQGTSILFPPSVPDLIGVQERTYLDHGGLSRHRNIGDMMRYIALNQALDFLGDYDGYIPVGDQHKTRPEAGKSQFTGTFDRHSEAQLYAISRYVYSLKPPVNPNKSSALSKRGETIFIEQGCVSCHTPPLYTNNMLTPADGFTVPDDHLKKYDIFDISIGTDPGYTMKTRRGTGYYKVPSLKGVWYRGPFLHDGSLATLPDMLDPNRLQDNYVPTGFKGADVKTRAVRGHEFGLELSATDRSALLAFLKTL, encoded by the coding sequence ATGAAGCAGGTTCTATCTATCCTCTTACTAAGCTGTTTATTTCTGGGTATTCTTAGCTACACGACTCAGGAAAAAGGCGATAAAGCCAACTTATCCACTCCCTTCACTCCCGATATTCCACGCACTTGGGACAGTACTGCAATGGCGACCGTTGAACTGCCTTTAGCTACCTCAAAGGCTTCTCCCAAACACGTGTCGAGTGATTATTATTATAAACTGCCCGAACGGGTTATTTATAAAAGCTATCCGGTTTACGCACCAGGGCGTGAACCCAAAGGCTATTGGGAATGGCTGAAGAAACAGGAGCCTCAGGTTGTTTTCGATCCAGCAAAGCTCAAAACCGAAGCGGACTGGATCAAGGCGGGCGAGGTGCTTTTCGATACGCCTATTGACACCGACGGAGCTATCCTATCGAACGAGGACGTTCGCGATCCGGCTTTTTATGCGTATACCAAAATGCCGGTAACGAAAGAGGGCATAATGCCCTATGCACGCTACGTTATTGCAGAAAAAGGGAAAGTCCTCACGGGAAATCTTGCCTGTAGTATGTGCCATACGCGTGTTGAGTCGAACGGTACGGTACTCAAAGGCGCTCAGGGCAATTTCCCTGGCGATCTGGCCACCGCCTGGTTGATCCGTAATCCTAATTTCCCGGAAGCAGGCGCCCAATTTTTAACGGGTGTTTTGTTCGATGCACCCTTTGTCAAAGACGATCCCAATAGTCAACTTAGCCATAGCTCAAAAGCGGCTATTGTTAAAGCTTTCGAAGCCGTACCGCCTGGCGCATTTGGGCGTCAGGGTACCAGTATTTTGTTCCCTCCTTCGGTGCCCGATTTAATTGGCGTTCAGGAACGCACCTATCTGGATCACGGCGGATTATCCCGTCATCGGAATATTGGTGATATGATGCGTTACATTGCTCTCAATCAGGCGCTGGATTTTTTAGGCGATTATGACGGATACATTCCCGTTGGCGATCAGCATAAAACGCGACCCGAAGCCGGCAAAAGTCAGTTTACAGGCACATTCGATCGGCATAGCGAAGCCCAGTTGTATGCCATATCCAGGTACGTTTATTCACTGAAACCACCCGTCAATCCCAATAAATCCAGTGCGCTGTCGAAGCGTGGCGAAACCATTTTCATTGAGCAAGGCTGTGTTAGTTGCCATACGCCACCGCTCTATACGAACAATATGCTAACTCCTGCCGATGGTTTTACCGTGCCGGATGACCATCTGAAAAAATACGACATTTTCGATATTTCGATCGGGACAGATCCGGGTTATACGATGAAAACACGACGTGGAACAGGCTATTATAAAGTGCCATCGTTGAAAGGCGTCTGGTATCGGGGGCCTTTTTTACACGATGGTTCGTTAGCCACCCTACCTGATATGCTCGACCCAAATCGGCTACAGGACAATTATGTACCAACAGGATTTAAAGGAGCCGATGTTAAAACGAGAGCCGTTCGGGGACATGAGTTTGGGCTTGAGCTATCAGCAACCGATCGAAGTGCGTTACTGGCTTTCCTAAAAACGCTTTAA